The following coding sequences lie in one Arachis ipaensis cultivar K30076 chromosome B05, Araip1.1, whole genome shotgun sequence genomic window:
- the LOC107641049 gene encoding phosphoribosylaminoimidazole carboxylase, chloroplastic-like: MGSDSDLPIMKSAAEFLEMFDVPHEVRIVSAHRTPELMFSYASSAHERGIQVIIVGAGGAAHLPGMVAALTPLPVVGVPVRASTLDGIDSLLSIVQMPRGVPVAKIIWLNWVKIILFFPKFL; the protein is encoded by the exons ATGGGTTCTGATTCAGATCTTCCTATTATGAAGAGTGCTGCTGAGTTCTTGGAGATGTTTGATGTTCCTCATGAG GTAAGAATAGTGTCAGCTCATCGAACTCCAGAACTAATGTTTTCTTATGCCTCCTCTGCTCATGAACGGGGCATACAAGTTATTATTGTTGGCGCTGGTGGCGCAGCTCACTTGCCCG GTATGGTTGCTGCTCTTACTCCCCTGCCTGTCGTAGGTGTTCCTGTGCGTGCTTCAACCCTAGATGGAATAGATTCACTCTTGTCAATTGTCCAG ATGCCGAGAGGTGTCCCTGTCGCCAAGATCATATGGTTAAATTGGGTCAAGATCATATTATTTTTTCCCAAATTTTTgtaa